From one Eucalyptus grandis isolate ANBG69807.140 chromosome 9, ASM1654582v1, whole genome shotgun sequence genomic stretch:
- the LOC120288401 gene encoding kinesin-like protein KIN-14B: MPSRTSNDNVGRTLDVVPSPLSAEMSAGSVALVKASSEKVKTTPVGEYLTAALNDFDPDQYDSLAAISDVANKLLMLVCLLNDIHAHLKNNEGCSLSGKRKTF; encoded by the exons ATGCCATCTCG GACAAGTAATGACAATGTTGGACGTACTCTGGATGTTGTTCCTTCACCATTAAGTGCTGAAATGTCTGCCGGTTCAGTTGCTCTGGTCAAAGCAAGTTCTGAGAAAGTTAAAACTACACCAGTGGGAGAATACCTGACTGCAGCATTGAATGACTTCGATCCGGATCAGTATGACAGTCTTGCTGCCATTTCTGATGTGGCAAACAAACTCTTGATGTTGGTATGCTTACTTAATGATATTCACGcgcatttgaaaaataatgaggGGTGTTCATtaagtggaaaaagaaaaacattctgA